Part of the Niallia alba genome is shown below.
AAGCATGAAGTAGCTAACAAATGGATTCAAAAAGGCTACTCGATTTCAAAGGTGCTTAAAATCATAGGTATTCCTCGATCCACATACTATTATCAAAAGAATTATCGTGTTGAGGAGAAAAAAGTAAGTGAGGGACGTCCAGCACCAGGTTATTCGATCCAAGAGGACGGTCAAAAGATATCAGACGAACAGATTAAAGAATTTCTACTAGAAGAGATTGCCGGTGATTGCTATAACTATGGTTATCGCAAACTCACTAAGGTCTTAAGGCGAAAATACAAACTTAAAATTAACAAGAAAAAAGTATACCGGATTTGTAAAGAATTGGGCATCTTACGCCCACAGCGCCAAAAGAAAGTCTCATACCCTAGGAAACTAGCAAGAAATCGCATTATTACAAGATCTAATCAGCTATGGGAAGCTGACATTAAATATGGCTTTATCGAAGGTGAGGATCGCTTTTTCTTTGTCATGTCCATCATCGATGTTTATGACAGGGGCATCATTACCTATCATATGGGATTAAGCTGCACTGGAGATGATGTCAAACAGACACTGAAAAGGGCATTATTAAAACGCCAACAATATGATGAATTGGAAAAACCTGTAATCCGAACAGACAATGGACCGCAGTTTATTTCCCATACTTTTGAAAAGTTTTGTGAAGATTCCAAAATTGAGCACGAAAGAATTCCACCAAGAACACCAAATATGAATGCTCATATTGAGTCTTTCCATCGCATTTTTGAGGACGATTGCCTATCCAGATGGCAGTTTGAAACCTACACAGAAGCATATCAAGAAGTCATGAATTTTATGGAGTTCTACAACGAGAGACGTATGCATTCTAGTATACTAGATTTGTCACCAAAGGAATTCTATCAAAAACAAGATTCATTGGTGATCAAGGAGGTTCGAGTGTAATGGATGTATTCATTCAAAGCATCAGCTTGATTTGGAGTGGCGGGCATGATAGCCTCGTTCGGCGATGCCAATGTTGTAAAACAGCTGGCTTCTTGGCAGGAGAATCATGCCCGCAGAGGCTCCATGTCAAGCAACATGGCCTTTTTGAAGAATAATGAAAGAAATCTATAAAATAAAAAACTGAGGAAATGAAAGAATAAGAGAGTTATTGTCCAAAATTCGGGGGTTAATCCGGATTACAATCTCTATACCTTTCTTCATTGTTGAATTAGTGAAAGCCAGTAAACCTGCTCCAAGACCACCTGCAGCCCCCGCACCAGGCGTGTTTACTATATCCATTCCAAGATGCGCTTTTACCTTTTTAGCGTAGTGACGTAAGTTTCTATCTAAAATCTCAATCATCTCTGGTGTAGCACCCTTTTGCGGACCAAAGACAACTGATGCTCCATTTTCCCCACATAAAGGGTTCGTTACATCTGATGCAACCAAAATATTCACATTTTTCAACTGTGGAATAACATTGGAATCATCGATTGTAACTAGTTCATTTAAATACCCACCACCAAATAACAGTTCATTTCCATCTTCATCAAGAAATTTATAACCAAGCGCTGCGGCCATTCCTGTGCCACCATCATTAGTTGCGCTTCCGCCAATTCCCAGTATAATGTCAGTAATTCCTTGCTCTATACATTCCCTTATTAGTTCCCCTGTCCCATAAGTGGTTGTAATAAGAGGATTCTTGGTTTCCTTAGTAACATGATGGATTCCGCTAGCAGATGCCATTTCAATAACAGCCGTCTTTCCGTCTCCTAAAATACCATATTGAGCTAAAACCGCCGTTTGAAGAGGTCCTGTAACTTCCTTCGTAACTAGTGTTCCGCCTGTTGCATCTACTAAAGATTGAACAGTCCCCTCACCACCATCTGCCATTGGTACATGAATACATTCTGCATCAGGGATCGCTCTTTTTATCCCTATTTCCATAGCAACGCAAACTTCCTTGGCTGTCATACTTTCTTTAAATGAATCAGGAGCTAATAAAAATGTTTTCCCCATTGCTTCCACCTCGTTTTATAAGATAAATCCGTATAGGATTATTGCTACAATAGTCATGGTTAAGCCAACAATACTTTCATACCCTACCACTTTCATTCTGTCTGCCATACTCATGTTCATAGCATTACGGGTAACATGAAAATAAGTTCCATGTGGTAAGTGGTCGATTACAGTAGCACCAGTATGTGTCATCACTGCAGCAGCTATAGGTGCAACTCCAGTATTCAATATTGCTTCTGAAAATGAACCAGTTGCCAAAATAA
Proteins encoded:
- a CDS encoding IS3 family transposase, with translation MQKGYSISKVLKIIGIPRSTYYYQKNYRVEEKKVSEGRPAPGYSIQEDGQKISDEQIKEFLLEEIAGDCYNYGYRKLTKVLRRKYKLKINKKKVYRICKELGILRPQRQKKVSYPRKLARNRIITRSNQLWEADIKYGFIEGEDRFFFVMSIIDVYDRGIITYHMGLSCTGDDVKQTLKRALLKRQQYDELEKPVIRTDNGPQFISHTFEKFCEDSKIEHERIPPRTPNMNAHIESFHRIFEDDCLSRWQFETYTEAYQEVMNFMEFYNERRMHSSILDLSPKEFYQKQDSLVIKEVRV